Proteins found in one Ischnura elegans chromosome 11, ioIscEleg1.1, whole genome shotgun sequence genomic segment:
- the LOC124167550 gene encoding haloacid dehalogenase-like hydrolase domain-containing protein 2, whose protein sequence is MAARWKALKAVLIDLSGTVHIENDIIPGSIAALERLQKAGLAVRFVTNTTKESRSLLLSRLTNMGFNIKPEEVFTSLLAARTLVETLKVRPLLFLEDEALEDFVGIDTANPNAVVVGLAPSMFQYNKLNEAFRLLQGGAQLIAIHKSKYYRRGDGLALGPGPFVECLEYASGQKARVVGKPAPDFFYTALTDIGVKPEEAIMIGDDVQLDVGGALDAGLLGILVKTGKYREGDEKRLESSLDPSCVVNDFPAAVDFILKSLGSQSIKSTSLAVMGEF, encoded by the exons ATGGCTGCTAGGTGGAAAGCCTTAAAAGCTGTTTTAATAGATTTAAGCGGTACTGTTCACATCGAAAATGACATAATACCCGGCTCAATAGCAGCTTTGGAGAG attACAAAAAGCTGGACTCGCCGTTCGCTTTGTGACTAATACTACGAAAGAATCCAGGTCTCTGCTTCTTTCACGCCTCACCAATATGGGTTTCAACATTAAACCAGAGGAAGTGTTTACTTCGCTTCTCGCAGCGAGAACCCTAGTAGAGACACTTAAAGTAAGGCCGCTTCTCTTTCTAGAAGATGAAGCGTTGGAAGATTTCGTTGGGATTGATACAGCCAATCCAAATGCCGTTGTTGTCGGCTTGGCTCCCTCAATGTTCCAGTACAATAAATTAAACGAAGCCTTTCG CCTTCTTCAAGGTGGTGCGCAGCTCATAGCCATCCATAAGAGCAAATATTATCGTCGAGGAGATGGTTTGGCTCTTGGACCTGGACCATTTGTAGAATGCTTAGAGTATGCATCTGGACAAAAGGCTCGAGTAGTAGGCAAGCCAGCGCCTGATTTCTTTTACACAGCTCTCACTGACATCGGAGTGAAGCCGGAGGAAGCCATCATGATTGGAGAT GATGTTCAACTGGATGTTGGAGGAGCACTAGATGCAGGTCTTCTTGGAATACTTGTGAAGACAGGAAAGTATAGGGAAGGAGATGAGAAGAGACTTGAATCCTCCCTTGACCCATCCTGTGTCGTCAATGACTTCCCTGCTGCCGTCGACTTCATTCTGAAGAGCTTAGGTTCACAGT caaTAAAATCAACCTCTTTGGCGGTCATGGGTGAATTCTGA